A window of the Anoplolepis gracilipes chromosome 11, ASM4749672v1, whole genome shotgun sequence genome harbors these coding sequences:
- the LOC140671374 gene encoding uncharacterized protein yields MDKEKEVKFLGKKQTKRNIQKQVHELLNELNWNETKSTTHSVIDSHLELNLNIDEDLGFSLNFRNNETKSSMSHSIIDSHLELGSDQDLDFEIFPELYITEKHDFSENETLSDDFLNKLRNWALTHNITLSALDELLSLLRQFHYDISVPLSGRSLLYTPKTTNSIDLQSGKFTYFGMRKQLYLLLKEESCSKIIDLDFNIDGLPLFKSNNIVVWPILCRSLSLTSLNKPFIIGLFTGKGKPEPLDCYLQDLIHELNDDILKNSILICDAPARAFLKCCVGHNSRHGCEKCDIEGKYINKMIFPCKSGQLRTKETFTKQVQEEHHKGRSPLNLNLDLVNQFPLDPMHLVYLGIMKKLLILWVSKRKPSFKLSGRAINNLSDRLILLSFYIKKFCIIL; encoded by the exons atggataaagaaaaagaagttaAATTTCTTGGCAAAAAACAAACTAAAAGGAATATACAAAAACAAGTACATGAGTTATTAAATGAACTCAATTGGAATGAAACAAAATCGACAACACATTCAGTCATTGACTCACACTTAGAACTAAACTTAAATATAGATGAAGATTTGggttttagtttaaattttagaaataatgagacaaaatCATCAATGTCACATTCAATCATTGATTCGCATTTAGAACTAGGTTCAGATCAAGAtttagattttgaaatatttccagAATTATATATCACTGAAAAACATGATTTTTCAGAAAACGAAACATTATCTGATgattttctgaataaattgAGAAACTGGGCCCTAacacataatattacattatcagCATTAGATGAATTATTGTCATTACTAAGACAATTTCATTATGATATATCTGTACCATTATCTGGAAGGTCTTTGTTATACACTCCAAAAACTACAAATTCAATTGATTTGCAAAGtggaaaatttacttattttggtATGCGTAAGCAGTTATATCTCCTATTAAAGGAAGAATCATgctcaaaaattattgatttagattttaatattgatgggTTACCCTTGTTTAAAAGTAACAACATAGTTGTCTGGCCAATTCTTTGTAGATCATTAAGTTTAACTTCATTAAATAAACCATTTATTATAGGTTTATTCACTGGCAAAGGAAAGCCAGAACCTCTTGATTGTTATTTACAAGATCTAATACACGAGCTTAATgatgatatattaaagaatagtat TCTGATATGTGATGCTCCTGCACGAGCTTTTCTAAAATGTTGTGTAGGTCATAATTCTAGGCATGGGTGTGAAAAATGCGATATTGAAGggaaatacattaataaaatgatttttccaTGTAAAAGTGGACAACTTAGAACAAAAGAAACTTTTACTAAACAAGTACAAGAGGAACATCATAAAGGAAGGTCTCCATTGAATTTAAACTTAGATTTAGTGAATCAATTTCCATTAGATCCCATGCATTTGGTATATTTAGGTATAATGAAAAAGTTGTTAATATTATGGGTATCAAAGAGAAAAccttcatttaaattatctggaagagctattaataatttatcagatagattaattttgttgtctTTTTATATA AAGaagttttgtataattttgtaa
- the LOC140671287 gene encoding uncharacterized protein isoform X3, whose protein sequence is MYSLIEFAMNYGQKPEVEVVPNIWLEKEEEIWYCLWPQKISTKQIRKAIEKCSLPEKNWKKYKCRILHTYAFYNDARKRLINAEFTSTLETDVELHEDQRPKRRLKRPRIYSDSSESDNNEEVLCNKIPSLPALKITSKNSNLSRSMITSCQPSTSTADSFSKRISNGISFSTFSVRAISPPQKTLRTTLTSSDERAISPQNTFRTTLTSSKFHKSDFSYVVLTKLVNLETSMNLLLPMVKQLTAHFRPSRIPHVEDVPEIPVNTDESLENIERFLKTKNFEYMVQILAISSGTTIAQITRRTLEKIITNNYAKNFNWAERVPKKAFKVLKAKDLIIGLSFVFKASIDNV, encoded by the exons atgtattcattAATAGAATTTGCGATGAATTATGGACAAAAACCTGAAGTTGAAGTAGTCCCTAATATTTGGttagaaaaagaggaagaaatatGGTATTGTTTGTGGCCTCAAAAAATTTCCACAAAACAAATCCGTAAGGCTATCGAAAAATGCTCTTTACCGGAAAAAaactggaaaaaatataaatgtagaatCTTGCATACATATG ctTTTTACAATGATGCGaggaaaagattaataaatgctGAATTCACGTCTACTCTAGAAACTGATGTAGAATTGCATGAAGACCAACGGCcaaaaagaagattaaaaagaCCTCGAATTTATTCAGATTCTTCAGAATCTGATAACAATGAAGAGgtattatgcaataaaatccCATCTCTTCctgcattaaaaataacatcaaaaaatagtaatttatcaAGATCTATGATCACTTCCTGCCAACCATCAACATCAACAGCTGACAGTTTTTCAAAACGTATATCTAATGGAATTAGTTTTTCAACGTTTTCAGTAAGAGCAATTAGTCCTCCGCAGAAAACATTGAGAACTACATTGACCAGTTCAGATGAAAGAGCAATTAGTCCGCAAAATACATTCAGAACTACATTGACCAGTTCAAAATTTCACAAATCag atttttcttacGTTGTTCTAACAAAATTAGTGAACTTAGAAACTTCTATGAACTTGCTTCTTCCAATGGTCAAACAACTTACAGCACATTTTCGACCATCGAGAATACCCCATGTGGAGGATGTTCCTGAAATACCAGTTAACACTGATGAAAGtttggaaaatattgaaagatttttaaaaacaaaaaattttgaatacatg gtACAGATTTTAGCTATATCAAGTGGTACAACGATTGCACAGATAACAAGAAGaacattggaaaaaataataacaaataattacgctaaaaactttaattgggCAGAAAGAGTACCTAAAAAAGCCTTCAAAGTTTTAAAAGCGAAAGATTTAATCATAGGTTTGTCTTTTGTCTTTAAAGCCAGCATTGATAACGTTTag
- the LOC140671287 gene encoding uncharacterized protein isoform X2 produces the protein MYSLIEFAMNYGQKPEVEVVPNIWLEKEEEIWYCLWPQKISTKQIRKAIEKCSLPEKNWKKYKCRILHTYETDVELHEDQRPKRRLKRPRIYSDSSESDNNEEVLCNKIPSLPALKITSKNSNLSRSMITSCQPSTSTADSFSKRISNGISFSTFSVRAISPPQKTLRTTLTSSDERAISPQNTFRTTLTSSKFHKSDFSYVVLTKLVNLETSMNLLLPMVKQLTAHFRPSRIPHVEDVPEIPVNTDESLENIERFLKTKNFEYMVQILAISSGTTIAQITRRTLEKIITNNYAKNFNWAERVPKKAFKVLKAKDLIIGLSFVFKASIDNV, from the exons atgtattcattAATAGAATTTGCGATGAATTATGGACAAAAACCTGAAGTTGAAGTAGTCCCTAATATTTGGttagaaaaagaggaagaaatatGGTATTGTTTGTGGCCTCAAAAAATTTCCACAAAACAAATCCGTAAGGCTATCGAAAAATGCTCTTTACCGGAAAAAaactggaaaaaatataaatgtagaatCTTGCATACATATG AAACTGATGTAGAATTGCATGAAGACCAACGGCcaaaaagaagattaaaaagaCCTCGAATTTATTCAGATTCTTCAGAATCTGATAACAATGAAGAGgtattatgcaataaaatccCATCTCTTCctgcattaaaaataacatcaaaaaatagtaatttatcaAGATCTATGATCACTTCCTGCCAACCATCAACATCAACAGCTGACAGTTTTTCAAAACGTATATCTAATGGAATTAGTTTTTCAACGTTTTCAGTAAGAGCAATTAGTCCTCCGCAGAAAACATTGAGAACTACATTGACCAGTTCAGATGAAAGAGCAATTAGTCCGCAAAATACATTCAGAACTACATTGACCAGTTCAAAATTTCACAAATCag atttttcttacGTTGTTCTAACAAAATTAGTGAACTTAGAAACTTCTATGAACTTGCTTCTTCCAATGGTCAAACAACTTACAGCACATTTTCGACCATCGAGAATACCCCATGTGGAGGATGTTCCTGAAATACCAGTTAACACTGATGAAAGtttggaaaatattgaaagatttttaaaaacaaaaaattttgaatacatg gtACAGATTTTAGCTATATCAAGTGGTACAACGATTGCACAGATAACAAGAAGaacattggaaaaaataataacaaataattacgctaaaaactttaattgggCAGAAAGAGTACCTAAAAAAGCCTTCAAAGTTTTAAAAGCGAAAGATTTAATCATAGGTTTGTCTTTTGTCTTTAAAGCCAGCATTGATAACGTTTag
- the LOC140671287 gene encoding uncharacterized protein isoform X1, whose product MYSLIEFAMNYGQKPEVEVVPNIWLEKEEEIWYCLWPQKISTKQIRKAIEKCSLPEKNWKKYKCRILHTYAFYNDARKRLINAEFTSTLETDVELHEDQRPKRRLKRPRIYSDSSESDNNEEVLCNKIPSLPALKITSKNSNLSRSMITSCQPSTSTADSFSKRISNGISFSTFSVRAISPPQKTLRTTLTSSDERAISPQNTFRTTLTSSKFHKSDFSYVVLTKLVNLETSMNLLLPMVKQLTAHFRPSRIPHVEDVPEIPVNTDESLENIERFLKTKNFEYMVQILAISSGTTIAQITRRTLEKIITNNYAKNFNWAERVPKKAFKVLKAKDLIIENNVSLNVS is encoded by the exons atgtattcattAATAGAATTTGCGATGAATTATGGACAAAAACCTGAAGTTGAAGTAGTCCCTAATATTTGGttagaaaaagaggaagaaatatGGTATTGTTTGTGGCCTCAAAAAATTTCCACAAAACAAATCCGTAAGGCTATCGAAAAATGCTCTTTACCGGAAAAAaactggaaaaaatataaatgtagaatCTTGCATACATATG ctTTTTACAATGATGCGaggaaaagattaataaatgctGAATTCACGTCTACTCTAGAAACTGATGTAGAATTGCATGAAGACCAACGGCcaaaaagaagattaaaaagaCCTCGAATTTATTCAGATTCTTCAGAATCTGATAACAATGAAGAGgtattatgcaataaaatccCATCTCTTCctgcattaaaaataacatcaaaaaatagtaatttatcaAGATCTATGATCACTTCCTGCCAACCATCAACATCAACAGCTGACAGTTTTTCAAAACGTATATCTAATGGAATTAGTTTTTCAACGTTTTCAGTAAGAGCAATTAGTCCTCCGCAGAAAACATTGAGAACTACATTGACCAGTTCAGATGAAAGAGCAATTAGTCCGCAAAATACATTCAGAACTACATTGACCAGTTCAAAATTTCACAAATCag atttttcttacGTTGTTCTAACAAAATTAGTGAACTTAGAAACTTCTATGAACTTGCTTCTTCCAATGGTCAAACAACTTACAGCACATTTTCGACCATCGAGAATACCCCATGTGGAGGATGTTCCTGAAATACCAGTTAACACTGATGAAAGtttggaaaatattgaaagatttttaaaaacaaaaaattttgaatacatg gtACAGATTTTAGCTATATCAAGTGGTACAACGATTGCACAGATAACAAGAAGaacattggaaaaaataataacaaataattacgctaaaaactttaattgggCAGAAAGAGTACCTAAAAAAGCCTTCAAAGTTTTAAAAGCGAAAGATTTAATCATAG aaaataacgtttcccttaacgtttcTTAA